A genomic stretch from Deinococcus sp. LM3 includes:
- a CDS encoding HIT domain-containing protein codes for MRDDHACPYCDPAELRRDAFVLENDHCLLSIKPSETGALEGAGIIVPKAHRPTVFDLTPQEWAATQDLLLQARAHLEAVLAPDGYNAGWNVGVVGGQHVMHAHFHVMPRFRDEPMAGRGIRSHLKGAENRRRT; via the coding sequence ATGCGCGACGACCACGCCTGCCCCTACTGCGATCCTGCTGAGCTTCGCCGGGACGCGTTCGTCCTAGAAAACGACCACTGCCTCCTGAGCATCAAACCCAGCGAGACGGGCGCCCTGGAAGGGGCAGGGATCATCGTCCCGAAAGCCCACCGACCCACGGTGTTCGATCTCACGCCACAGGAATGGGCCGCCACCCAGGATCTCCTCCTGCAGGCCAGGGCGCATCTGGAGGCCGTCCTCGCCCCTGACGGCTACAACGCCGGGTGGAACGTGGGGGTCGTGGGGGGCCAGCACGTGATGCATGCCCACTTTCACGTCATGCCGCGGTTCCGGGATGAACCGATGGCGGGCCGGGGGATCCGCAGTCACCTCAAAGGAGCAGAGAACCGACGCCGGACTTGA
- a CDS encoding HNH endonuclease signature motif containing protein → MPDGRELLGTLLRHEAKTNTYKFALVRALNDLAMEHPFLPDRDVIVPLRRVAQRWLVSYWPFVGEREVMQGSRPVRDGVRRQDLSFRPALTQLRRTWEDLPYTRSHPADGALLLAAYRADRGELSPELLALTRQTLTVIAHAVRQPVRYAGPGGAHGLFGVPAPVASLSGTPLPGSSPHEPAFVVPAALWQALLDLSLWVEALCLQQWSLFVERVEQTPRVTRGEVFTLLTETPEGRVPLTWERNQVRLLMLEGRPFTCPWTARPLSTEAFDLDHLIPVSVHPINELWNLVPSDPQHNMHVKRARIPASARLQEAVPILARTYAAYGGSSGLSGSLQRDVQGRFGRTLPAPELAAEVVRLGETVAQARNVPRY, encoded by the coding sequence GTGCCTGACGGGCGCGAACTGCTGGGCACGCTGCTGAGGCACGAGGCCAAGACGAACACGTACAAGTTCGCGCTCGTCCGCGCGCTCAACGATCTCGCGATGGAACACCCATTTCTGCCGGACCGGGACGTGATCGTGCCGCTGCGCCGCGTGGCGCAGCGCTGGCTGGTGTCGTACTGGCCGTTCGTGGGCGAGCGGGAGGTCATGCAGGGGAGCCGTCCCGTCCGGGACGGCGTGCGCCGTCAGGACCTCAGTTTCCGGCCCGCTCTGACCCAGCTGCGGCGCACCTGGGAGGACCTGCCGTACACCCGCAGCCACCCGGCGGACGGGGCGCTGCTGCTCGCGGCGTACCGAGCGGACCGCGGGGAACTCAGCCCGGAGCTGCTCGCACTGACCCGGCAGACCCTGACGGTGATCGCGCACGCGGTCCGGCAGCCCGTGCGGTACGCCGGGCCGGGCGGCGCGCACGGGCTGTTCGGTGTACCTGCGCCGGTGGCGTCCCTGTCAGGGACGCCACTGCCGGGATCGTCACCGCACGAACCGGCGTTCGTCGTGCCCGCCGCGTTGTGGCAGGCGCTGCTGGACCTGTCGCTGTGGGTGGAAGCGCTGTGCCTGCAGCAGTGGAGCCTGTTCGTGGAGCGGGTGGAGCAGACGCCACGAGTGACACGCGGGGAGGTATTCACGCTGCTGACCGAGACGCCGGAAGGGCGGGTGCCGCTGACCTGGGAACGCAATCAGGTGCGGCTCCTGATGCTGGAAGGGCGTCCCTTCACCTGCCCGTGGACGGCCCGGCCACTGAGCACGGAGGCGTTCGATCTCGACCACCTGATTCCGGTATCGGTGCATCCCATCAACGAGCTGTGGAACCTGGTGCCGAGCGATCCGCAGCACAACATGCACGTGAAGCGCGCCCGCATTCCTGCGTCGGCGCGTCTCCAGGAGGCTGTGCCCATCCTGGCGCGGACGTACGCGGCGTACGGAGGCTCGTCGGGCCTCTCCGGCAGCCTGCAGCGGGACGTGCAGGGACGCTTCGGGCGCACCCTGCCCGCGCCGGAACTTGCGGCGGAGGTCGTGCGACTGGGTGAAACGGTCGCCCAGGCCCGCAACGTGCCCCGCTACTGA